A genomic stretch from Aedes albopictus strain Foshan chromosome 2, AalbF5, whole genome shotgun sequence includes:
- the LOC115269661 gene encoding shematrin-like protein 1 has product MVRLCSALLLVLSLAVAHAVGRHGLIGAVGKHKGAGSLATLGLGYGLGYGLNQLEGHHAPLGLYGPHPPAGLYYAPTYGFGHRPHHHHGHYGYPHKYGGYPKHGFHVGYEIGYQGKLGFVNLKRDNLRQVQLSFGLGKPQHHPKA; this is encoded by the exons ATGGTGCGATTGTGCAGTGCTCTCCTGTTGGTGCTGAGCTTGGCAGTAGCTCATGCAGTTGGCCGCCACGGATTGATAGGCGCAGTTGGCAAGCATAAGGGAGCGGGATCCCTTGCGACCTTGGGATTAGGATACGGTTTAGGATACGGATTGAACCAACTTGAAGGACACCATGCACCGCTGGGACTGTATGGACCTCACCCGCCGGCTGGATTGTACTACGCTCCTACGTACGGTTTTGGCCACCGTCCCCACCACCACCACGGTCATTACGGATATCCACACAAGTATGGAGGTTACCCGAAA CACGGATTCCACGTCGGATACGAAATCGGTTACCAGGGCAAGCTTGGATTCGTCAATCTGAAGCGCGACAACCTGCGGCAGGTTCAGCTTTCCTTCGGTCTGGGCAAACCCCAGCACCATCCTAAAGCTTAA